In Nostoc sp. GT001, a genomic segment contains:
- a CDS encoding response regulator transcription factor yields MLILLVEDDPSQLEPLRAALLKVGHTVDALADGETAQWFAFRKDYDLLILDWMLPKVSGVELCQVYRRAGKLTPVLMLTAKDTVLDKVMGLDAGADDYLVKPVDVLELLARVRALGRRSPMWQGDILSLGDLQLHLSSLTLELGSLTTQLSSREFQLMEYLMRHPRQVLSHNQIEQALWSYGEEPESNAVTTLVRRLRQRLQTIGVKDWIETVHRMGYRINPPF; encoded by the coding sequence ATGTTGATCTTACTAGTCGAAGATGACCCATCGCAGTTAGAGCCACTGCGGGCAGCATTATTGAAGGTGGGGCATACAGTAGATGCGCTCGCTGATGGGGAAACAGCACAATGGTTTGCCTTTCGCAAAGACTATGACTTGCTGATTCTAGATTGGATGTTGCCTAAAGTAAGTGGCGTAGAATTGTGTCAAGTATATCGACGAGCAGGTAAGCTGACTCCTGTATTGATGCTGACGGCGAAAGACACGGTTTTAGATAAAGTAATGGGTTTAGATGCTGGAGCCGATGATTACTTAGTAAAGCCTGTGGATGTCCTAGAGTTATTGGCACGAGTCCGGGCACTAGGAAGGCGATCGCCTATGTGGCAAGGAGATATACTTAGCTTGGGCGATTTGCAACTTCATTTATCCAGTTTGACGCTCGAACTTGGTTCGTTGACAACTCAACTTTCTAGCCGGGAGTTTCAATTGATGGAGTATTTAATGCGTCATCCCCGCCAAGTATTATCTCATAACCAGATTGAGCAAGCCCTTTGGAGCTACGGAGAGGAACCTGAAAGTAACGCAGTGACTACCTTAGTTCGCCGCTTGCGCCAGCGCCTACAAACCATTGGTGTCAAAGATTGGATAGAAACAGTGCATCGAATGGGCTATCGAATAAATCCGCCTTTCTAA
- a CDS encoding Uma2 family endonuclease, translated as MTATTKKFTFAEYLKYNDGTDTQYELVDGELIPMSLGTGKHGGISKFLERSFDDESAKIGQNWTAQKFSVGVRSPRGGRWDTSRIPDVVVLPTQQWEALSNREAVIELNETPPILVVEVVSESTQTTDYRSKRSEYAVLEIPEYWIVDPIQEIVTICTLVEGFYDAVAFRGQERIISFTFPQLDLSAEQVLAGRK; from the coding sequence ATGACTGCAACCACAAAAAAATTTACTTTTGCAGAGTATCTTAAGTATAACGATGGCACGGATACCCAATATGAATTGGTAGATGGAGAATTAATTCCCATGAGCCTTGGCACTGGCAAGCACGGTGGCATCTCCAAGTTTTTAGAACGAAGCTTTGATGATGAAAGTGCCAAAATTGGCCAGAATTGGACAGCGCAAAAGTTTTCTGTCGGAGTGCGTTCGCCACGCGGAGGACGCTGGGACACCTCACGAATTCCAGATGTAGTAGTATTACCGACACAGCAGTGGGAAGCACTTTCTAATCGAGAGGCTGTAATCGAACTCAACGAAACTCCCCCTATATTAGTGGTAGAAGTCGTCAGCGAATCTACACAAACCACAGACTATCGCAGCAAACGTTCTGAGTATGCTGTTCTGGAAATTCCCGAATACTGGATTGTTGACCCGATTCAAGAGATAGTAACAATATGCACCTTAGTAGAAGGGTTCTATGATGCTGTTGCATTCCGAGGACAAGAACGCATTATCTCTTTTACTTTTCCACAGTTGGATTTGAGTGCCGAACAAGTCTTGGCAGGACGGAAGTGA
- a CDS encoding CHAD domain-containing protein, translating into MKLATQPTVKTLGDYAYQAIEKHFKKTLKWEKSVKKDEDPEALHQMRVGMRRLRTAVTRFGIAVDVSKPISDKNIGKIARRLGNLRDLDVLKESLENTYKPNLPRKEQESLQTAFTALAKQREDVESSVQKTLNDESYKSLKDALDKWLEKPNYQPLASIAIGQVLPDLLLPEVSNFFLHPGWLVGTEVVESEVKIQKNWKAKKIEKQLTTEGESLHSLRKEAKRIRYQMELFTDLYGESYAAYITDVKSIQEILGTMQDSAVLTDWLADVYKSEIQTELPTLANLLTENRYQSWQQWQPLQERYLKTETRHSFHLTILHPLSGVIS; encoded by the coding sequence ATGAAATTAGCCACACAACCTACAGTAAAAACTCTCGGTGACTACGCCTACCAAGCGATTGAAAAACACTTTAAGAAAACCTTGAAGTGGGAAAAATCAGTAAAGAAAGATGAAGATCCAGAAGCGCTGCACCAAATGCGAGTGGGAATGCGCCGCCTACGGACAGCGGTAACTCGGTTTGGGATAGCGGTGGATGTGTCGAAACCAATCAGCGATAAAAATATCGGTAAAATAGCCCGTCGTCTTGGTAATCTGCGAGATTTAGACGTACTTAAAGAAAGTTTGGAAAACACTTATAAACCAAACTTACCCCGCAAAGAGCAAGAATCTCTGCAAACAGCTTTTACAGCTTTGGCGAAACAACGTGAAGATGTAGAATCGAGTGTGCAGAAAACATTAAATGATGAATCTTACAAGTCTTTAAAAGATGCATTGGATAAGTGGTTAGAGAAACCCAACTATCAACCTTTGGCATCTATTGCTATTGGGCAAGTGCTACCAGACTTACTTTTACCAGAAGTGAGTAATTTCTTTCTGCATCCGGGTTGGCTAGTTGGGACTGAAGTTGTAGAATCAGAAGTGAAAATCCAGAAAAACTGGAAAGCAAAAAAGATAGAAAAACAACTGACAACAGAAGGTGAAAGTCTTCATAGTTTGCGAAAAGAAGCTAAACGTATACGCTACCAGATGGAGTTATTTACTGACTTATATGGCGAGTCTTACGCAGCTTATATTACAGATGTGAAAAGTATCCAAGAAATTTTGGGTACGATGCAAGATAGTGCCGTTTTAACTGACTGGCTAGCAGATGTATACAAGTCAGAAATTCAGACTGAGTTGCCCACCCTTGCTAATTTGTTAACAGAGAATCGTTACCAGTCGTGGCAGCAATGGCAACCTTTGCAAGAACGGTATCTGAAAACTGAAACCAGACATAGTTTTCATTTAACAATACTGCACCCGCTTTCAGGAGTAATCAGTTAA
- a CDS encoding universal stress protein has protein sequence MFKKILLALDCSEMGKHIFEQGVALAKMTGASLLLLHVLSTEEEGSPYIPVSTFDYYPGMWNQVSESHIQEWEKWKNQGVEMLQSFCAQANTAAVNTEFRQIPGSPSRVICDLAGNWGADLIVIGRRGHSGLAELLLGSVSNYVLHHAPCSVYVVQLPIDDKKAEVVRESASASTGS, from the coding sequence ATGTTTAAAAAAATTCTGCTTGCATTAGATTGCTCTGAGATGGGCAAACATATTTTTGAGCAAGGCGTTGCTTTAGCTAAGATGACTGGAGCTAGTTTATTGCTGCTACACGTTTTATCTACTGAAGAAGAAGGTAGTCCTTATATACCCGTGTCTACTTTTGACTACTATCCAGGAATGTGGAACCAAGTCTCAGAGTCTCACATACAGGAGTGGGAAAAATGGAAAAATCAAGGTGTGGAGATGTTGCAATCGTTCTGCGCTCAAGCAAATACAGCCGCAGTGAACACTGAATTTAGGCAAATCCCTGGCAGTCCGAGTCGAGTTATTTGTGACTTAGCTGGGAATTGGGGCGCCGACCTCATTGTGATTGGGCGTCGAGGTCACTCTGGTCTAGCGGAACTATTACTCGGTAGTGTCAGTAATTACGTTCTTCACCATGCTCCTTGTTCAGTCTATGTTGTGCAACTTCCTATTGATGACAAAAAAGCTGAAGTTGTCAGAGAAAGCGCAAGCGCTTCCACTGGCAGCTAA
- a CDS encoding DUF3616 domain-containing protein encodes MPKLNLLNQVLLTFVDSFKEHREDLSAVLLTHQKYLWLGSDEISTIERLSLVDTDNFTDHQQFRVAEFLSLPAPEDKEIDIEGLAYADNYLWFVGSHSYKRKKIKPENTDAKNLKRLGKIESEPNRYVLGRIPLIDGKLFSSCPHPQKPDVQLNAAKLEVTNQGNVLMTALANDDHLGLFIQAAIPGKDNGFDIEGIGIYQNRVFLGLRGPVLRGWAMVLEIELEDSTPGLMKLKQIGELQELYKKHFIWLNGLGIRDLYVDDKDLLILAGPTMDLDGSVQVYRWVNGVNLRENVFSNPDFVQDIPYGNREDHAEGMTLFQDVAGIPSLLVVYDSPAKSRLVADGGVMADVFKLG; translated from the coding sequence ATGCCAAAGTTAAATTTGCTAAATCAAGTTTTATTGACTTTTGTAGATTCCTTTAAAGAACATAGAGAAGACTTATCAGCAGTGCTGCTAACACATCAAAAGTATTTATGGTTAGGGTCAGATGAAATCTCTACTATTGAGCGTTTATCTTTGGTTGATACTGATAATTTTACAGATCATCAACAATTTAGAGTAGCAGAATTTCTCAGTTTACCTGCACCAGAAGACAAAGAAATAGATATAGAAGGACTGGCTTACGCTGATAATTACTTATGGTTTGTTGGTTCTCACAGCTACAAACGCAAAAAAATCAAACCTGAAAATACAGATGCCAAAAACTTGAAAAGGCTCGGAAAAATTGAATCAGAACCTAACCGTTACGTTTTAGGACGAATTCCTCTAATAGACGGTAAGCTATTCTCATCTTGTCCACATCCCCAAAAGCCAGATGTGCAATTGAATGCCGCTAAATTAGAGGTGACAAATCAGGGTAACGTGCTGATGACAGCTTTAGCAAATGACGATCATTTAGGCTTGTTTATTCAGGCAGCAATTCCCGGAAAGGATAATGGCTTTGATATTGAAGGAATAGGTATTTATCAAAACCGCGTCTTTCTGGGTTTGCGCGGGCCTGTGTTGCGGGGTTGGGCTATGGTACTGGAAATAGAGTTAGAAGATTCTACCCCTGGACTGATGAAACTAAAGCAAATTGGAGAATTGCAGGAGTTATATAAAAAGCATTTTATCTGGTTGAATGGTTTAGGAATTCGGGATTTGTATGTAGATGATAAAGACTTGTTGATTTTAGCTGGCCCAACGATGGATTTAGATGGGTCCGTGCAAGTTTATCGCTGGGTAAATGGTGTGAATTTGCGAGAAAATGTCTTCAGCAATCCCGATTTTGTGCAAGATATTCCTTATGGGAATCGGGAAGATCATGCTGAGGGAATGACGCTGTTTCAGGATGTAGCTGGTATACCTTCGCTATTGGTAGTTTATGACTCTCCAGCAAAAAGTAGGCTGGTGGCTGATGGTGGTGTAATGGCGGATGTGTTTAAGTTGGGCTAA
- a CDS encoding NIL domain-containing protein produces MKKRVTLTFPKRAVQMPVTYVLAKDFNVAANIIRAQVAPNQIGKLVVELSGDIDQLDAAIEWMRSRNVNVSSTLGEIAIDEDVCVHCGLCTGVCPTEALTLQPETYKLTFTRSRCIVCEQCIPSCPVQAISTNI; encoded by the coding sequence GTGAAAAAACGAGTAACACTCACCTTCCCGAAACGCGCCGTGCAAATGCCAGTCACTTACGTACTGGCCAAAGATTTCAACGTCGCCGCCAATATTATCCGCGCCCAAGTTGCCCCAAATCAAATTGGCAAACTGGTAGTGGAATTATCGGGAGACATCGATCAATTAGATGCGGCGATCGAGTGGATGCGATCGCGTAATGTTAATGTTTCTTCGACATTAGGCGAAATTGCGATCGACGAGGATGTATGTGTCCACTGTGGCTTGTGTACTGGGGTTTGTCCTACCGAAGCCCTCACCCTCCAGCCAGAGACGTACAAGTTGACATTCACGCGATCGCGCTGTATCGTCTGCGAACAGTGTATCCCCAGCTGTCCCGTACAGGCAATTTCTACTAACATTTAA
- a CDS encoding HAMP domain-containing sensor histidine kinase, with the protein MFDHSRRNLAHWFALSMGGILFAFAGVGYCLSVEEQLRVFDDELFSQSKAFAVKTQYSLYQSQWQNQRGQTPVESDASLNGGLMYARWYNSNKQLLQFIGSSGGKQLTAKPGFQTVEAPIDSESFSTRTWVRQVTLPVLEGKVLIGYFQTAVPMNSLRVGLNQARLFLTFGVPVTFGVIGITGWFLGGLAMRPSLRAYQQLQQFTADASHELRAPVATVLSNAQVALMPPEDPVEQRLRLQNIAQTAKSMSTLINDLLFLSRHNGSLAETGLKPVDLCEILRSLAQEFAALAPAQNLNFNAHLPEHPIMLKADANLLKQAVINLLTNAFKYTSADGKVELYLFTQSHSAIIQVKDNGIGIPSTDLPHIFDRFYRVDTVRSRQTGGFGLGLAIAQQIVQRYGGQITVNSILGQGSTFQISLPLKL; encoded by the coding sequence ATGTTTGATCATAGCCGTCGTAATCTTGCTCACTGGTTTGCCCTGTCAATGGGTGGAATTTTGTTCGCCTTTGCAGGGGTGGGCTATTGTCTGAGTGTCGAAGAACAGTTGCGGGTTTTTGACGACGAACTCTTTTCACAAAGTAAAGCCTTTGCCGTCAAAACCCAATACTCGCTTTATCAAAGTCAATGGCAAAATCAGCGCGGCCAGACTCCTGTAGAAAGTGATGCATCCTTGAATGGCGGGCTAATGTATGCACGGTGGTATAACTCTAATAAACAACTTTTGCAGTTTATCGGTTCATCGGGTGGCAAACAGTTGACTGCAAAACCTGGCTTTCAAACAGTAGAAGCACCAATAGACTCAGAATCATTTAGTACAAGAACCTGGGTTCGCCAAGTTACACTTCCTGTTTTGGAAGGTAAGGTGCTGATTGGCTATTTCCAAACGGCAGTTCCAATGAACTCTTTACGCGTTGGACTAAATCAGGCCCGCTTGTTTTTAACTTTTGGGGTTCCCGTGACCTTTGGTGTAATAGGCATTACAGGTTGGTTTTTGGGCGGATTGGCAATGCGACCAAGCCTCCGTGCATATCAGCAATTGCAGCAATTTACAGCCGATGCTTCTCATGAATTACGCGCACCCGTTGCTACGGTATTAAGCAATGCCCAAGTTGCTCTGATGCCCCCCGAAGACCCGGTGGAACAAAGATTGCGGTTGCAAAATATCGCCCAAACTGCTAAGTCCATGAGTACGCTGATTAACGATCTGCTTTTTTTGTCGCGTCATAATGGCTCCCTTGCAGAAACCGGATTAAAACCCGTTGACTTGTGTGAAATATTGCGATCGCTTGCTCAGGAGTTCGCAGCCCTTGCTCCTGCCCAAAATCTCAATTTCAATGCTCACCTTCCAGAGCATCCGATCATGTTAAAAGCTGATGCTAATTTGCTCAAACAAGCTGTGATTAATCTACTGACTAATGCCTTTAAGTACACATCAGCAGATGGAAAGGTAGAATTATATCTTTTTACTCAGTCTCACTCTGCGATAATTCAGGTCAAAGACAACGGCATTGGCATTCCGTCCACTGATTTGCCACATATATTTGATCGTTTTTATCGGGTAGATACTGTCCGATCTCGGCAAACAGGCGGCTTTGGACTCGGACTTGCGATCGCTCAACAAATTGTGCAACGATACGGAGGCCAAATTACTGTAAATAGTATTCTAGGTCAAGGCTCAACCTTTCAAATTAGCCTTCCCCTAAAACTTTGA
- a CDS encoding FMN-binding negative transcriptional regulator: MYIPNAFREDDIEKLVAFMRANSFATLVSILNDVPVASHIPLVVTVQNNVVKLSGHVAKPNPQWQVFGVGEALAVFTGPHAYISPSLYEKQESVPTWNYIAVHAYGVPQVITLGDSPELMDKMIEDMIDTYGSEYKSQWHSLSDNFREGMMNGIIGFEMTITRLEGKYKLSQNRSHSDQNNVAHALLQSTDPTVHGIGAAMKQNLETGEHLPE; the protein is encoded by the coding sequence ATGTACATCCCAAATGCTTTTCGAGAAGATGACATTGAGAAACTTGTTGCCTTCATGCGTGCGAATAGTTTTGCCACATTGGTGTCTATTCTAAATGATGTACCTGTTGCCTCACATATTCCGCTGGTTGTCACAGTGCAAAATAATGTGGTGAAGCTATCGGGTCATGTTGCCAAACCAAATCCTCAATGGCAGGTCTTTGGGGTAGGCGAGGCACTTGCTGTATTCACTGGCCCCCATGCTTATATCTCGCCCTCTTTGTATGAGAAGCAAGAGAGTGTACCTACGTGGAACTACATTGCTGTACACGCCTACGGTGTACCGCAAGTTATTACCCTTGGTGATTCACCGGAATTAATGGATAAGATGATTGAGGACATGATTGACACCTATGGCTCTGAGTATAAATCTCAATGGCATAGCTTATCCGATAACTTTCGCGAGGGAATGATGAATGGCATTATTGGTTTTGAGATGACCATCACGCGGTTGGAAGGGAAATACAAACTTAGCCAAAATCGCAGTCATTCTGACCAGAATAATGTTGCCCATGCCTTGCTACAAAGTACAGACCCAACTGTTCATGGCATAGGTGCTGCAATGAAACAGAATCTTGAAACTGGTGAACATTTGCCGGAGTGA